A stretch of Flexivirga aerilata DNA encodes these proteins:
- a CDS encoding DHA2 family efflux MFS transporter permease subunit yields MRKWLPLVTICTGTLMLLVDVTIVNVALPDMAAGLHTTFTSLQWVVDIYALVLAALLLGIGSLADRLGHRATYVVGLALFALASAASGLAGSDTVLIVSRGVQGVGAAAMFATTFALLNSSYHGRDRGTAYGIWGAVSGAAAAVGPIAGGLLTEHLSWRWIFFVNLPFAIAAIVLCFVVLPRDERHHTPLDFVGMTTFTVFAGALTYALIRANEDGWGDPVVIGSFVLSGLALLGFVVAQARLRHPMFDLGLLRNGPFVGSLIAGFVLTAGAFAYLTYASIWMQSVRGMSPVEAGLASLPLAAASFATSASVGRLMHGGRNWMAVGFGIALTGVGGLLVAWLLNGADATWVALVPGLVVAGIGVGLAAPTLSSTAMSAVPMHRGGMAAGAVNTARQLGFALGIAALGTVFAARITSVLSAHSVPDASRAGDAVAGGQSGRVLAQVPAAARQAADHTIHLAAVDGLRLTALISGVLGLVGGLLAAVLIRPRRGAADQTASRTAGAAAGDADDDAPADSDGRIHV; encoded by the coding sequence ATGCGCAAGTGGCTTCCCCTGGTCACGATCTGCACCGGCACGCTCATGCTCCTCGTCGACGTCACGATCGTGAACGTCGCGCTGCCGGACATGGCCGCCGGCCTGCACACCACGTTCACCTCCCTGCAATGGGTGGTCGACATCTACGCGCTGGTGCTCGCCGCGCTGCTGCTCGGCATCGGCTCGCTGGCCGACCGGCTGGGTCACCGCGCGACGTATGTCGTGGGTCTCGCCCTCTTCGCGCTCGCGTCGGCAGCGAGCGGTCTGGCCGGCAGCGACACCGTGCTGATCGTCTCGCGCGGCGTGCAGGGAGTCGGTGCCGCCGCGATGTTCGCCACCACGTTCGCGTTGCTCAACAGCAGCTATCACGGCCGCGACCGGGGCACGGCATACGGCATCTGGGGTGCGGTGTCCGGCGCCGCCGCCGCGGTCGGCCCGATCGCGGGCGGCCTGCTCACCGAGCACCTGTCGTGGCGGTGGATCTTCTTCGTCAACCTGCCCTTCGCGATCGCGGCGATCGTGCTCTGCTTCGTGGTGCTCCCGCGCGACGAACGCCACCACACCCCGCTCGACTTCGTCGGGATGACGACCTTCACGGTCTTCGCGGGCGCGCTGACCTATGCGCTGATCCGGGCCAACGAGGACGGCTGGGGTGACCCTGTGGTGATCGGATCGTTCGTGCTCTCCGGGCTCGCACTGCTCGGTTTCGTCGTCGCGCAGGCCAGGTTGCGGCATCCGATGTTCGATCTCGGGCTGCTGCGCAACGGACCGTTCGTCGGCTCGCTGATCGCCGGATTTGTCCTGACCGCAGGCGCTTTCGCCTACCTGACCTACGCGTCGATCTGGATGCAGTCGGTGCGCGGCATGTCACCGGTGGAGGCCGGGCTGGCCTCCCTGCCGCTTGCGGCGGCGTCCTTTGCGACGAGTGCGAGCGTGGGCCGGCTGATGCACGGCGGCCGCAACTGGATGGCGGTCGGCTTCGGCATCGCGCTCACCGGCGTCGGCGGCCTGCTCGTCGCCTGGCTGCTCAACGGCGCGGACGCGACCTGGGTGGCGCTGGTGCCCGGCCTGGTGGTCGCCGGCATCGGGGTCGGGCTCGCGGCGCCGACGCTCAGCTCGACCGCGATGTCCGCGGTGCCGATGCACCGGGGCGGTATGGCGGCGGGCGCGGTCAACACCGCGCGCCAGCTCGGCTTCGCGCTCGGCATCGCGGCGCTGGGCACGGTCTTCGCCGCGCGCATCACCTCGGTGCTGTCGGCCCACTCCGTGCCCGACGCGTCGCGAGCCGGTGACGCCGTGGCCGGCGGCCAGTCGGGCCGGGTGCTCGCACAGGTGCCGGCCGCCGCGCGTCAGGCCGCCGACCACACCATCCACCTGGCCGCGGTCGACGGCCTGCGGCTGACGGCGCTCATCTCGGGCGTGCTCGGACTGGTCGGCGGGCTGCTCGCCGCCGTGCTGATCCGCCCCCGTCGCGGCGCGGCCGACCAGACAGCGAGCCGGACGGCGGGCGCTGCAGCGGGCGACGCGGACGACGATGCGCCGGCCGACTCTGACGGCCGCATTCACGTTTGA
- a CDS encoding Lrp/AsnC ligand binding domain-containing protein produces MDDAQFGRPVRAYLSLTVTPAQLQAVGDAMSDHNAVRYAAAVTGPASIVANTAFASVDDLYRFVAEDLGRLDGVAQVQVLPISKAIKQGGSVRE; encoded by the coding sequence GTGGACGACGCACAGTTCGGCCGGCCGGTGCGTGCCTACCTGTCGCTCACGGTCACCCCGGCGCAGCTGCAGGCGGTCGGCGACGCGATGTCCGATCACAACGCCGTGCGCTATGCCGCGGCAGTCACCGGACCGGCGAGCATCGTTGCCAACACTGCGTTTGCGAGCGTGGACGACCTCTACCGGTTCGTCGCCGAGGATCTCGGCCGGCTGGACGGTGTCGCACAGGTGCAGGTGCTGCCGATCAGCAAGGCGATCAAGCAGGGCGGCAGCGTGCGCGAGTAG